In a genomic window of Narcine bancroftii isolate sNarBan1 chromosome 7, sNarBan1.hap1, whole genome shotgun sequence:
- the msantd4 gene encoding myb/SANT-like DNA-binding domain-containing protein 4 — translation MKQFKRKRKSNFTLKETEILLKEVKDKKDIIYTQQHDAVTNELKWMAWKEIAEKVSEASCSEQRTACEVKKKYTDLKCYLKKKGECFDRMESIMTNYSPTSLHCFNHNVFNGGTSCHFEDPLSVNDPNKSLCIIKVEASDDVEEEDQEPQNAEIRNLEEESRVIASSIPTIRRLEESENFSEMGEHSSRSDLPTMWNCNSDTLFFIEKQRLELERQRVALESERLQVEKERLQIEKEKLRYLEIASERLQLEKVRLQLEKERLHVKREKFRLLTMQAGKLPWEKECSSLTENKKIKPMDIEAEKLKLERERLQLQNERLQFLDIESEKLQIEKERLQIEREQLQLQKHCQKSNSI, via the exons ATGAAACAATTCAAGAGGAAGAGGAAAAGCAATTTTACATTGAAAGAAACTGAAATCTTACTGAAGGAGGTGAAGGATAAGAAAGATATAATATATACCCAGCAACATGATGCTGTAACGAATGAGTTAAAGTGGATGGCTTGGAAGGAAATAGCAGAAAAAGTCAGTGAAGCAAGTTGTAGTGAACAACGCACTGCATGTGAAGTAAAGAAGAAATATACTGATTTAAAGTGTTACTTGAAGAAAAAAGGGGAATGCTTCGACAGGATGGAATCAATAATGACTAACTATAGCCCTACTTCACTACATTGTTTTAACCACaatgttttcaatggtggaacATCCTGTCACTTTGAAGATCCTTTATCGGTCAATGATCCCAATAAATCTCTTTGTATAATCAAAGTAGAAGCTTCTGATGATGTGGAAGAGGAGGACCAGGAGCCACAAAATGCAGAG attagaAACCTGGAAGAAGAATCTAGAGTTATTGCAAGTTCAATTCCTACCATACGGAGATTGGAAGAAAGTGAGAACTTTTCTGAAATGGGAGAGCATTCTTCACGCTCTGATCTACCTACAATGTGGAATTGCAATTCAGACACACTTTTCTTTATAGAGAAACAGCGGTTAGAATTGGAGAGACAGCGTGTGGCCTTGGAATCAGAAAGACTGCAGGTGGAGAAAGAACGTTtgcaaattgaaaaagaaaagttgCGTTATCTGGAAATTGCAAGTGAAAGGCTACAGTTAGAAAAAGTTCGCTTGCAGCTCGAGAAAGAGCGTTTGCACGTCAAGAGAGAGAAATTTAGGCTATTAACCATGCAGGCTGGTAAATTACCATGGGAGAAGGAATGTAGTTCActgactgaaaataaaaaaataaagcccATGGATATTGAAGCAGAAAAGTTAAAATTGGAAAGGGAACGATTACAGCTACAAAATGAAAGACTACAGTTCCTAGATATAGAGTCTGAAAAGCTGCAGATAGAGAAAGAGCGTTTGCAAATTGAAAGAGAACAGTTACAGTTGCAAAAACATTGCCAGAAAAGTAATTCCATTTaa